A genomic stretch from Edaphobacter aggregans includes:
- a CDS encoding RNA polymerase sigma factor: MKETLPDSFAEHLRELAPQVLGAVVRRFRDFAAAEDALQEAMLAAFTQWPKQGVPENPRGWLIQVASRRMTDQVRSEIARRERENSVARDIDTMVLADEIEPDMDMDPNDTLILLFMCCHPALNSSSTIALTLRAVGGLTTAEIANAFLVPEATMAQRISRAKQSIKASGVSFSLLPPQDRAERLPAVLHVLYLIFNEGYTSSIGAHLQRLDLAREAIRLTRCAKHLLPDDAEVAGLLALMLLTDARRAARTGPDEELIPLDKQDRSLWDRTEISEGIEFLTAALSKGSVGLYQLQAAIAAVHDETARAEDTDWPQILALYELLKRVSPSPMVTLNHAIATAMVHGPSKGLELLKPLESDNRLAEHHRLNAVRAHLLEMLGDHETAVRHYRIAASRTTSIPEQNYLMAQAARLEESPNCPEENTTTPDHVHEPIQSKMT; encoded by the coding sequence ATGAAAGAGACGCTTCCGGATTCGTTCGCCGAGCACCTGCGCGAACTCGCTCCCCAAGTGCTGGGAGCCGTCGTGCGCCGATTTCGCGATTTCGCGGCGGCCGAGGACGCCCTACAGGAGGCCATGCTTGCCGCGTTTACGCAGTGGCCGAAACAGGGTGTTCCCGAGAATCCACGCGGCTGGTTGATTCAGGTCGCATCGCGCCGCATGACCGACCAGGTGCGCAGCGAAATTGCTCGTCGTGAGAGAGAGAACTCGGTCGCCCGGGATATCGACACCATGGTGCTTGCCGACGAAATCGAGCCAGACATGGACATGGACCCAAATGACACGCTGATTTTGCTGTTCATGTGCTGCCACCCCGCCCTGAATTCGTCCTCGACGATTGCCCTGACGCTACGTGCCGTCGGCGGTCTAACTACGGCGGAAATTGCCAATGCCTTCCTGGTTCCCGAGGCGACCATGGCGCAGCGGATCAGCCGCGCGAAGCAAAGCATCAAGGCTTCCGGTGTGTCATTCAGTCTGCTTCCTCCCCAGGACCGCGCTGAACGGCTGCCCGCAGTTCTCCATGTGCTTTACCTGATCTTCAATGAAGGTTACACCAGCAGCATCGGAGCACACTTGCAGCGACTCGATTTGGCACGTGAGGCGATCCGATTGACTCGCTGTGCAAAACATCTGCTTCCCGATGATGCAGAAGTAGCAGGTCTGTTGGCGCTCATGTTGTTGACCGACGCACGTCGTGCAGCACGAACAGGGCCCGATGAGGAATTGATCCCCCTTGACAAGCAGGACCGAAGTCTGTGGGACCGCACCGAGATCTCCGAAGGCATCGAGTTCCTCACCGCCGCGCTATCCAAAGGATCCGTGGGTCTCTATCAGTTGCAGGCGGCGATCGCTGCAGTTCATGACGAAACGGCACGAGCTGAAGACACGGATTGGCCTCAAATCCTGGCTTTGTACGAATTGCTGAAACGCGTGTCTCCCAGCCCCATGGTGACACTCAATCATGCGATTGCAACCGCCATGGTACACGGCCCGTCCAAAGGTCTCGAACTGCTCAAGCCCCTCGAAAGCGATAATCGGCTTGCCGAGCACCATCGTCTAAACGCGGTTCGTGCCCATTTGCTCGAGATGCTGGGCGATCATGAAACCGCCGTCAGACACTACCGGATTGCGGCAAGTCGTACGACAAGTATTCCCGAACAGAACTATTTAATGGCACAGGCGGCTCGGCTTGAAGAGAGTCCGAATTGCCCAGAGGAGAACACTACCACTCCTGATCATGTGCACGAACCCATCCAATCGAAGATGACCTAG
- a CDS encoding site-specific integrase has translation MSARNLRSSDLPELTRITAGAIALFASNHHRQTEEGVVFRRVSRTGTVWGPKISEKLVWWVVRERAKASGIEKIAPHDLRRTCARLCHAAGGELEQIQFLLGHRSVETTERYLGCRQRLYMRSRN, from the coding sequence AGCGACCTTCCAGAACTGACAAGAATCACTGCGGGAGCAATCGCTCTCTTCGCGTCCAATCATCATCGTCAAACCGAGGAGGGAGTTGTCTTTCGGCGTGTCAGCCGAACAGGAACTGTCTGGGGTCCGAAGATAAGCGAAAAGCTTGTCTGGTGGGTGGTCCGGGAGAGGGCAAAAGCCTCAGGCATCGAGAAGATAGCACCTCATGATCTCCGGCGCACCTGCGCTCGGTTGTGTCATGCTGCCGGAGGAGAACTTGAGCAGATTCAGTTCCTGCTTGGCCACCGCTCAGTCGAGACCACCGAACGATATCTGGGTTGCCGCCAAAGGCTCTATATGCGGTCACGAAATTGA
- a CDS encoding VOC family protein has translation MTTLTPYLLFDGNCHQAMEFYKSCFGGELTSMKVKDSPAKDHMPAVQQEKTINARLKSGSVEISASDWLRLDRPRIPGNTACLYLSGGTPQELKALFEKLSEEAEVDDPLKETFFGIYGALNDKFGVRWMFQAAKNS, from the coding sequence ATGACAACCTTGACACCATACCTTTTGTTCGATGGCAATTGCCATCAGGCAATGGAGTTTTACAAATCCTGCTTCGGTGGAGAACTGACTTCCATGAAAGTGAAGGATTCGCCGGCGAAGGATCACATGCCTGCGGTTCAGCAGGAGAAAACCATCAACGCACGACTGAAGAGCGGGAGTGTGGAGATTTCAGCGTCGGACTGGCTTCGGCTTGACCGGCCTCGCATTCCCGGCAACACGGCTTGTCTCTACCTGAGCGGTGGGACGCCCCAGGAGTTAAAGGCTCTTTTCGAAAAGCTCTCCGAAGAAGCCGAGGTCGACGACCCCCTGAAAGAGACGTTCTTTGGCATTTACGGAGCTCTGAACGACAAATTCGGAGTTCGGTGGATGTTTCAAGCTGCCAAAAACAGCTAG
- the aspS gene encoding aspartate--tRNA(Asn) ligase: MHTKATTRIFIQSLSEVTQREVILRGWVYRLRMLSKTTFVILKDCSGEAQCVAATEVIEELHLKTEDVIEVRGRVRVDERAKLGCEVEILEARILNRSGQNLPFNSAADIESVGLEKLAEYRPLALRNEYVGNVFRIQAALLKFFREYLTDRRFTEIITSKIVASGTEGGTNLFELKYFDRIAYLAQSPQFYKEHAVAGYERVFETGHVYRAEPHSTRRHLTEYYSLDVEFSFIDGPEDVIQLERELLAYIFDRIEQNHAPVLNTYRKTPLPRMLDVPCWEFGECLELLKEHFNRTDLTDDLDPEAERQLCQLANERTGTAAVFVLGFPLLARPFYSAPRGSNGAASSFDLLFEGIEITTGGQRLHHREDLEAALRGRGIEPTNFENHLRMFDLGMPPHGGFAIGLERLTARILNLPNIRQAVLYPRDRYRVTP; the protein is encoded by the coding sequence ATGCACACTAAGGCGACCACGCGTATCTTCATTCAATCCCTTTCTGAAGTCACTCAAAGAGAGGTTATTCTCCGTGGCTGGGTCTATCGACTCCGTATGCTCAGTAAGACCACTTTCGTAATTCTGAAAGATTGTTCTGGAGAGGCGCAGTGTGTCGCAGCGACAGAAGTCATAGAAGAGCTTCACCTTAAGACTGAAGATGTGATTGAAGTTCGTGGTCGAGTTCGAGTCGACGAACGCGCAAAACTCGGATGCGAAGTTGAGATTCTCGAGGCTCGCATTCTCAATCGCTCCGGACAGAATCTTCCCTTCAACTCTGCGGCAGATATTGAATCGGTCGGGCTTGAGAAGCTCGCGGAGTACCGTCCCCTTGCACTGCGAAATGAATACGTAGGCAATGTGTTTCGCATTCAGGCAGCTTTGCTGAAGTTCTTTCGTGAGTACCTAACTGACCGCCGCTTCACGGAGATCATCACTTCAAAGATTGTTGCGTCGGGAACAGAAGGCGGGACGAATCTCTTCGAACTGAAGTACTTTGACCGTATTGCTTATCTGGCGCAAAGCCCGCAATTTTACAAGGAACACGCCGTAGCGGGTTATGAGAGAGTTTTTGAGACAGGTCATGTATATCGAGCTGAACCACATTCAACCCGCCGTCACCTCACTGAGTACTATTCTCTGGACGTCGAATTCAGTTTCATCGATGGCCCCGAGGACGTCATTCAACTTGAGCGCGAGTTGTTGGCCTATATCTTTGATCGGATCGAGCAAAACCATGCTCCGGTTCTGAACACATACAGGAAGACTCCACTTCCGCGGATGCTTGATGTGCCATGCTGGGAGTTTGGAGAGTGCCTGGAACTTCTCAAAGAACACTTCAATCGGACGGATCTAACAGATGACCTGGATCCCGAGGCGGAACGGCAGTTGTGTCAACTCGCAAATGAGAGAACGGGAACCGCTGCTGTTTTTGTCTTGGGCTTTCCGCTCTTAGCGCGGCCCTTTTACAGTGCTCCGCGAGGCAGCAATGGAGCTGCCAGCAGCTTTGACCTGCTCTTTGAAGGAATAGAGATAACAACCGGTGGTCAGAGATTGCACCATCGCGAAGATCTAGAAGCGGCTCTACGTGGACGAGGAATTGAGCCCACCAACTTTGAAAACCACCTCAGGATGTTTGACTTGGGAATGCCACCTCACGGAGGCTTTGCCATTGGACTTGAGAGGCTTACGGCTCGAATTCTGAATCTTCCCAATATACGTCAGGCTGTGCTTTATCCTCGCGACCGTTACAGGGTGACACCATGA
- a CDS encoding YdeI/OmpD-associated family protein, producing the protein MPIHFSALIEVRGINPFVAVSSARAEALTPGWRKPLPVLVRINDKPQVPWRINLMPAGNGDFYLYLHETVRKASGTSVGDRVSVELSFDANYRSGPQHRMPQWFKQALDENPRALKNWTALVPNRKKEILRCFSQLKSLDARSRNLSKALRVLSGEGDRFMARDWRDGS; encoded by the coding sequence ATGCCTATCCATTTCAGCGCGTTGATAGAGGTAAGAGGTATCAACCCGTTTGTTGCGGTCAGTTCCGCTCGGGCGGAGGCTCTCACACCGGGCTGGCGCAAACCGCTTCCTGTTTTGGTACGAATAAACGATAAGCCCCAGGTTCCTTGGCGAATTAACCTGATGCCGGCGGGAAATGGAGATTTCTATCTGTACCTCCATGAAACTGTCCGAAAGGCATCAGGCACATCCGTGGGTGATCGTGTATCCGTGGAACTCTCATTTGATGCCAATTATCGAAGCGGCCCACAACATCGCATGCCGCAATGGTTCAAGCAAGCACTCGACGAAAATCCACGGGCACTGAAGAATTGGACGGCACTGGTCCCTAATCGAAAGAAGGAAATACTCCGCTGCTTCTCACAATTGAAGTCGTTGGACGCTCGTAGCCGGAATCTCTCCAAAGCCCTGCGTGTTCTGTCGGGCGAAGGTGATCGATTTATGGCGCGCGATTGGAGAGACGGATCATAG
- a CDS encoding YciI family protein, producing MKYILMMHIPKAGYGAFGAWSHKDIAANFAFVKDLNRTLGESGEFVAADGLTLPDQARVVRAGKDGVPVTDGVFPESKEFLAGYLMVDVDTTERAYEIAAIWSGAPGPGGLPLNMPIEVRQAMTVGASDLP from the coding sequence ATGAAATACATCTTGATGATGCACATCCCGAAAGCAGGTTATGGAGCTTTTGGCGCGTGGTCCCATAAGGACATTGCAGCGAACTTCGCCTTTGTGAAGGACTTGAATAGGACACTCGGTGAGTCCGGAGAGTTTGTGGCGGCGGACGGCCTGACACTTCCGGATCAGGCCAGGGTTGTGAGGGCGGGCAAAGACGGGGTACCTGTCACCGACGGCGTGTTCCCGGAATCAAAGGAGTTTCTGGCCGGCTACCTGATGGTGGACGTCGATACCACGGAACGGGCCTATGAGATTGCCGCAATCTGGTCAGGGGCACCCGGGCCGGGTGGGCTGCCATTGAATATGCCCATCGAAGTGCGGCAAGCGATGACTGTCGGAGCCAGCGACCTGCCATGA
- a CDS encoding ABC transporter permease — MGSLRQDARYGFRAFTRTPGFAYIVVIVLAVGIGAAIAVFTVFNALVFRPLPLAHPEQIVQFSGIYRNSSSIPISYPMFAELQREQHVFSDICGWSAGANFNVEANGSVTASAVHSVTGNYYTVLGVNPLMGRLISPRDTQGNQISEVAVIGYELWQERFGGDPAVVGKNIRIDGKLFTIIGVTRKWFTGMIAGSPPEITIPAGAAQLSDLESRSLLWVFVTGRLNEGTGIEQARTQLQTFWPRLLEDTVPTQSIGPRRQSFLAMRFRIDPASAGSKNIDLRSKFLKPLYLLTGIVALILFVVCVNLASLALARATVRRQEISTRIALGATPWQAVRQFVVESLFLSTMGALSGLFLAVWASKLLVRLLAKGVAVPVLLDLRPDWRICAFVAMTAILTGLFIGLIPAWKLSRQHPATSLCADQRTLGYGMGSLGKTLIIAQIAISLVLLQASGLLLRTLKSLRTFDPGFERASLLEAQLTPQLQDNEKLHAGTYRKQLLEAMANLPSIKSAAFSNLSVPNGDSGWKETISAVTDPNPAGNSTATLATVSPGFFKTLAIPLMSGRDFTWFDDKQHPTVVIIDSLIAKQLFPTGDPIGKHIRFGVQPDFQDLEIVGVAQSARILDIRDGNAPVIYTSALQLRDFAGGGTLLLRGSASAGINKATVDKIRSFSHEYATGITTFEEKNERSFVYEQMTATLSTFFASITLLVAGFGLFGLLSYAVTLRTREIGIRMAMGSQRRGILQLILREAVVLTLAGIAVGIPFTLAATRLIAHMVFGLSPADPVTLEGASLTMLLVGTLAGYLPAFRAMKMNPVTALRHD, encoded by the coding sequence ATGGGATCGTTGCGGCAGGATGCGCGTTATGGATTTCGAGCGTTCACGCGGACTCCCGGCTTCGCTTATATCGTGGTCATTGTTCTTGCCGTTGGTATTGGGGCCGCCATTGCAGTCTTTACCGTCTTCAACGCTCTTGTGTTCCGGCCTCTGCCGCTGGCTCATCCCGAACAGATCGTCCAGTTCTCCGGCATCTACCGGAACAGCTCCAGTATCCCGATCTCCTATCCGATGTTTGCCGAACTGCAGCGTGAGCAGCATGTCTTCTCCGACATCTGCGGATGGAGCGCGGGCGCGAACTTCAATGTAGAAGCAAACGGCAGCGTCACCGCATCAGCGGTGCACTCTGTCACCGGAAACTACTACACCGTTCTTGGAGTAAACCCACTGATGGGCCGCCTGATCTCTCCCCGAGATACGCAGGGAAACCAAATATCGGAGGTTGCTGTTATCGGCTACGAGCTATGGCAGGAGCGCTTCGGTGGCGATCCTGCCGTCGTCGGCAAAAATATCCGCATCGACGGCAAATTGTTCACCATCATCGGTGTCACTCGGAAGTGGTTTACGGGCATGATCGCCGGATCGCCGCCGGAGATCACCATTCCTGCCGGAGCAGCGCAGCTGTCTGACCTCGAAAGCCGGTCACTGCTGTGGGTCTTCGTGACGGGGAGGCTGAACGAGGGAACGGGCATCGAACAGGCGCGCACCCAGTTGCAGACGTTCTGGCCTAGGCTGCTTGAAGACACGGTTCCCACGCAGAGCATAGGCCCGAGGCGTCAGTCGTTTCTCGCCATGCGATTCCGCATTGACCCGGCATCCGCCGGCAGCAAAAATATCGATCTCCGTTCCAAATTTCTCAAGCCGCTCTATCTGCTCACAGGCATCGTCGCGCTCATTCTGTTTGTTGTTTGCGTCAATCTGGCAAGCCTCGCCCTGGCCCGCGCCACCGTACGCCGCCAAGAGATCAGCACTCGCATCGCGCTGGGAGCCACTCCCTGGCAGGCGGTTCGACAGTTCGTGGTTGAAAGCCTCTTCCTCTCGACGATGGGCGCGTTGTCAGGTCTGTTCCTCGCCGTATGGGCCAGCAAGCTCCTGGTTCGTCTTTTGGCCAAGGGCGTTGCAGTTCCGGTTCTGCTCGACCTGAGACCCGATTGGCGAATCTGCGCCTTTGTTGCGATGACTGCCATTTTGACCGGATTATTTATCGGCCTTATTCCGGCATGGAAGCTCTCGCGGCAACATCCTGCCACAAGCTTGTGTGCGGATCAACGTACGCTCGGTTACGGAATGGGCTCGCTGGGCAAGACCCTCATCATCGCGCAGATCGCAATCTCGCTTGTGCTGCTTCAGGCATCAGGACTGCTCCTGCGAACACTCAAGAGTCTGCGCACTTTCGATCCCGGCTTTGAGAGAGCGAGTCTGCTGGAAGCTCAACTTACGCCACAGCTGCAAGATAACGAAAAACTCCACGCGGGCACCTACCGCAAGCAGCTTCTCGAGGCCATGGCAAACCTGCCATCGATCAAATCTGCCGCCTTTTCAAACCTCTCCGTGCCAAACGGCGATAGCGGCTGGAAGGAGACGATCTCTGCCGTAACCGATCCCAATCCTGCGGGGAACAGCACCGCAACCCTCGCAACCGTTTCCCCCGGCTTCTTCAAGACACTTGCGATTCCGCTGATGTCGGGCCGCGACTTTACGTGGTTCGATGACAAACAACATCCTACGGTGGTGATCATCGATAGCCTCATCGCAAAGCAGCTCTTTCCCACCGGCGATCCCATCGGGAAACATATTCGTTTTGGCGTTCAACCGGATTTTCAGGATCTTGAGATTGTAGGGGTTGCTCAAAGCGCGCGGATTCTGGACATTCGCGATGGCAATGCGCCTGTCATCTATACGTCCGCTCTTCAGCTCCGCGACTTTGCCGGTGGAGGAACGCTTCTGCTGCGTGGCTCTGCCTCAGCCGGAATCAACAAGGCCACTGTCGATAAGATACGGTCCTTTAGCCACGAGTACGCGACCGGCATTACTACATTCGAAGAGAAAAACGAGCGCTCCTTTGTCTACGAGCAGATGACGGCGACACTCTCTACATTTTTTGCTTCTATCACGCTGCTTGTTGCCGGATTTGGCCTCTTCGGCCTGCTGTCATACGCCGTCACACTTCGAACCCGCGAGATTGGAATTCGCATGGCGATGGGATCGCAGCGCAGAGGCATTCTGCAACTGATTCTGCGCGAAGCGGTCGTGCTTACGCTGGCAGGCATCGCTGTGGGAATTCCCTTTACGCTTGCCGCGACTCGCCTGATCGCACATATGGTCTTTGGCCTCTCGCCCGCCGATCCTGTGACTCTTGAAGGCGCTTCGCTCACCATGCTGCTGGTGGGCACGCTGGCAGGCTACCTGCCAGCATTCAGGGCCATGAAGATGAATCCTGTGACTGCCTTGAGGCATGATTAG
- a CDS encoding S9 family peptidase — protein sequence MKNLVFSALMFASLASPIAVRAQQPPIIDRQLFFGEVQIAGAQISPDGQYLSFLKPYKGTRNIWVKKATDPFSVARPVSAEATRPIPGYFWSRDSKYILYVQDVGGDENFNVYAIDPTLAADPKTGVPPTRALTDLKGVRTLIFAVPKSKPDILYIGLNDRDPRWHDLYELHLSTGEKTLVRKNTENIAGWEFDNDGNLRLADRTNQVGDTELLRVDPDGFKQIYNCTVLEGCRVAGFDAANKQVYLITNKGSLDLTELDLLDPTTGATTKVESDPEKRVDLGRVQRSDIDYHVLFTQYEDDRVRLYFKDKAFEKEYRWLQTELPDKEIAFGARSKDENIWIVIAHNDTEPGETYVWNRKAKTLVLQYRIREELPRTSLSQRRPYHFKSSDGLDIPAYLTLPKGLSTKNLPLIVLPHGGPWGRDSFGYDTFAQFLSNRGYAVLQPNFRASTGYGKKFLNAGNGEWGRKMQDDLTWGVKALVADGTVDPKRVGIFGVSYGGYATLAGVAFTPHVYAVAVAYAAPSNLITLLDAIPPYWEAMRKQMYTRMGDPTTPEGKALLIAESPLTQAKAIVTPLMVVQGKNDPRVNVRESNQIVAAVRDNGKPVEYLVAPDEGHGFARPINNLAMVTAMEKFIAKYLGGRFQEDVSSDVEAKLKEITVDPKTVSGAITPNGTSAAPTK from the coding sequence ATGAAGAATCTTGTTTTTTCTGCACTCATGTTTGCCAGCCTTGCCTCACCGATTGCTGTTCGTGCGCAGCAGCCACCGATCATCGACCGTCAGCTCTTCTTTGGCGAAGTGCAGATTGCTGGTGCGCAGATCTCGCCAGACGGGCAGTATCTATCGTTTCTGAAGCCTTATAAGGGCACGCGAAATATCTGGGTCAAGAAGGCGACTGATCCATTCAGCGTGGCGCGCCCGGTAAGTGCGGAGGCTACACGGCCTATTCCGGGCTATTTCTGGAGCCGGGATTCCAAGTACATTCTGTACGTGCAGGATGTGGGCGGTGATGAGAACTTCAATGTCTATGCCATTGATCCGACACTCGCAGCAGATCCGAAGACAGGCGTGCCGCCAACGCGCGCTCTGACAGACCTGAAGGGCGTGCGGACCCTAATATTCGCCGTGCCCAAGTCGAAGCCGGACATTCTCTACATCGGTCTGAACGACCGTGACCCGCGCTGGCACGATCTCTATGAATTGCACCTGTCAACGGGCGAGAAAACGCTGGTCCGCAAGAACACGGAGAACATCGCTGGATGGGAGTTCGATAACGATGGCAACCTGCGGCTGGCGGACCGCACGAACCAGGTGGGCGACACGGAGCTCCTACGTGTCGACCCAGACGGCTTCAAGCAGATCTACAACTGCACCGTCTTGGAAGGATGCAGGGTGGCAGGCTTCGACGCGGCTAACAAACAGGTCTACCTGATCACGAACAAGGGATCATTAGACCTGACCGAACTGGATCTGCTTGATCCCACCACTGGCGCGACGACCAAGGTCGAGAGCGATCCGGAGAAGCGTGTCGATCTGGGTAGGGTGCAGAGATCCGACATCGACTACCACGTGCTCTTCACGCAGTATGAGGACGACCGCGTCCGGTTGTATTTCAAGGACAAGGCGTTTGAGAAGGAGTACCGCTGGCTGCAAACAGAACTGCCGGACAAGGAGATCGCATTTGGTGCGCGGTCGAAGGATGAGAACATCTGGATCGTAATCGCGCACAACGACACGGAACCCGGCGAGACCTATGTTTGGAACCGTAAGGCGAAGACGCTTGTGCTGCAGTACCGCATCCGCGAGGAGTTGCCGCGGACGTCGCTCTCACAACGCAGGCCCTACCATTTCAAGTCGTCCGACGGTCTCGACATCCCAGCTTATCTGACGTTGCCGAAAGGGCTGTCGACCAAAAACCTACCACTGATCGTCCTGCCACATGGCGGGCCATGGGGGCGCGATTCGTTCGGTTATGACACCTTTGCCCAATTCCTGTCCAATCGCGGATATGCGGTATTGCAGCCAAACTTCCGCGCATCTACGGGCTATGGCAAGAAGTTCCTAAACGCTGGCAATGGCGAGTGGGGCCGCAAGATGCAGGACGATCTGACCTGGGGGGTAAAGGCGCTGGTCGCCGACGGCACGGTGGACCCGAAGCGCGTTGGCATCTTTGGCGTGTCTTATGGCGGTTACGCAACGCTGGCCGGCGTGGCTTTCACTCCGCATGTCTACGCAGTGGCTGTAGCCTATGCCGCGCCGTCGAACCTCATCACGCTGCTCGACGCTATTCCGCCGTACTGGGAGGCAATGCGCAAGCAGATGTACACGCGTATGGGTGATCCGACGACACCCGAGGGCAAGGCATTGCTGATTGCCGAGTCTCCGCTAACCCAGGCAAAGGCAATTGTGACACCGCTGATGGTGGTGCAGGGTAAGAACGATCCGCGCGTGAATGTCCGCGAAAGCAACCAAATCGTGGCGGCAGTGCGCGATAACGGAAAACCGGTTGAGTATCTCGTTGCTCCCGACGAAGGCCACGGCTTCGCCAGGCCCATTAACAATCTGGCGATGGTCACGGCGATGGAGAAGTTCATCGCTAAGTATCTCGGCGGCCGCTTCCAGGAAGATGTCTCATCTGATGTTGAGGCGAAGCTAAAGGAGATCACCGTCGATCCGAAGACGGTCAGTGGGGCTATAACCCCGAATGGAACTTCAGCGGCACCAACGAAGTAA